In Athalia rosae chromosome 6, iyAthRosa1.1, whole genome shotgun sequence, one DNA window encodes the following:
- the LOC105688703 gene encoding transmembrane protease serine 9-like isoform X2 — protein MQAELERFTLGTFNFADVPCGEIGSGSRAARIVGGENAAPKEFPWLVSITRKGGHFCGGTIVNSRFILTAGHCLCSGSSEIPARQLRVTLGEYNLRGPEVPPAREESIRRVFIHPGHKCGGYIDDIALLELDRPISWSESVRPACLPSSNGAAGYSDFEGENAIAAGWGWLGEDTSRHKRADILQKVGVRVVENNLCRQWYASQGKKTRVEPQQMCAGHEEGGRDSCWADSGGPLMVRGRRGTSETMVVGVVSTGVGCARPRLPGVYTRISEYVSWIEQRAFQR, from the exons TTGCCGACGTACCATGCGGAGAGATAGGGTCGGGGTCGCGTGCCGCTCGAATCGTAGGTGGAGAAAACGCGGCGCCCAAGGAATTTCCATGGCTTGTCAGCATCACGAGAAAAGGGGGACATTTCTGCGGCGGAACAATCGTTAATTCCAGGTTCATCCTCACCGCCGGACACTGTCTGTGCTC GGGATCCTCGGAGATACCGGCGCGTCAATTGCGGGTCACGTTGGGCGAGTACAATTTGCGGGGTCCCGAGGTACCTCCGGCAAGAGAGGAGAGTATCAGAAGAGTTTTCATTCACCCTGGACACAAATGCGGTGGTTACATAGACGACATAGCTTTGCTGGAATTAGACAGACCGATTTCTTGGTCGGAGAGCGTCAGACCGGCCTGCCTTCCGTCGTCGAACGGTGCCGCCGGCTACAGCGATTTCGAGGGAGAGAACGCAATCGCCGCGGGCTGGGGGTGGCTAGGAGAAGACACATCCAGAC ACAAGAGGGCAGACATCCTTCAGAAGGTCGGTGTACGTGTGGTGGAAAATAACTTATGTCGGCAGTGGTACGCTAGTCAAGGTAAAAAAACGCGAGTCGAACCTCAGCAGATGTGTGCGGGCCACGAGGAGGGCGGTCGAGATTCCTGCTGG GCCGACAGCGGAGGTCCTTTGATGGTCCGCGGTCGTCGGGGTACATCGGAAACAATGGTCGTGGGTGTAGTTTCGACGGGAGTCGGTTGTGCGCGTCCCCGACTTCCCGGCGTTTACACAAGAATTTCGGAATACGTCTCCTGGATCGAACAACGAGCGTTTCAACGTTGA
- the LOC105688695 gene encoding odorant receptor 30a-like, translating into MTDNPFTRLSVTSMKLQGLWPVSFFGKKTAILHRSFGVFNAICYALFTASMFVDVIISRNNLEAIVANLCITLLYFSGTAKALSFLFMRETIGKLVEHATDFTRKVRKAGNQRCLKIIDEYVRRSNTITLGFWLMVLLTVTSYCGAPIIGVVAGSKAEPTRLIYRAWNPFPNLWSGYVLQLTMAYLTAVITATWDTLVVSLVMIPTCELKTLGVELEEIPKCALPNGKEENEGVREIEIKKRVSNWVKQHSAVMRYIETLDRILNHLMLLNFVVYSGIFCTTCFQYVINGFKFESFVAFQYMIATMCQMMFSYWEGNEIRIHSEALAHAAFNSAWYDAPASLKTTVLIIILRCQKPLRLRVWKLYDISMSSCLKIMSTTYSYFAILWHVYSKK; encoded by the exons ATGACGGACAATCCATTCACGAGACTCAGTGTCACATCGATGAAACTTCAGGGATTGTGGCCAGTTAGTTTTTTTGGCAAAAAGACCGCGATTCTCCACAGATCGTTTGGGGTGTTCAACGCAATTTGTTACGCACTATTCACCGCATCCATGTTCGTCGACGTTATTATTTCACGTAATAACTTGGAAGCTATTGTTGCAAACCTCTGCATAACGCTGCTATATTTTAGCGGAACCGCTAAAgccctctcttttctctttatgaGGGAAACGATAGGCAAACTG GTGGAACACGCCACAGACTTTACACGGAAAGTCAGAAAAGCTGGAAACCAAAGATGcttgaaaataatcgacgaatACGTGAGACGCTCGAACACCATTACTTTGGGATTCTGGCTTATGGTTTTACTGACTGTAACCAGTTACTGTGGTGCTCCGATAATAGGGGTGGTTGCGGGATCAAAAGCTGAACCAACCAGATTAATTTACAG GGCTTGGAATCCTTTTCCGAATCTTTGGTCTGGCTACGTGCTGCAGTTGACTATGGCCTATTTGACGGCTGTGATAACGGCGACGTGGGATACTCTCGTAGTAAGTTTGGTGATGATTCCGACCTGCGAACTCAAAACTCTGGGAGTCGAGCTCGAAGAAATACCAAAATGTGCGTTACCGAATgggaaagaggaaaatgaaGGTGTTCGTGAGATCGAGATCAAGAAAAGGGTTTCAAACTGGGTGAAACAGCACAGCGCTGTTATGCG ATACATCGAGACTTTGGATCGTATTTTGAACCATCTCATGCTCCTCAATTTTGTCGTATATTCGGGAATATTTTGCACCACGTGTTTCCAGTATGTCATC AACGGATTCAAATTCGAAAGCTTCGTGGCCTTCCAATACATGATAGCGACGATGTGTCAGATGATGTTTTCATACTGGGAAGGAAACGAAATCAGGATTCAT AGCGAGGCACTAGCCCACGCGGCATTTAACAGCGCTTGGTACGACGCACCCGCATCTCTCAAGACCACCGTACTGATAATAATCTTGAGGTGCCAAAAACCGTTAAGGCTGCGGGTCTGGAAGCTGTATGATATTTCAATGTCTAGTTGTCTGAAG ATAATGAGTACTACCTATTCTTATTTTGCAATACTCTGGCACGtttattcgaagaaataa
- the LOC105688706 gene encoding 28S ribosomal protein S11, mitochondrial, giving the protein MLRSAVRFLASPCIRNKLVFQNPLRETTTTLNISRNLHATAKCQKAEDKKAMLASLPPKDEGTAGEKSIQIDQIMSKTEIFPDENTPFKLFDGTPFKDLPICNIRVSPNNTIITISDGKGEVHMLHSAGIEGFKNARKGTNIAAQATATNLSIRAIQKGIKTVRVRVRGIGPGRMSAIKGLQIGGMNIVSITDSTRVSWNPPRPRKQRRL; this is encoded by the exons atGTTGAGGTCAGCAGTGCGGTTTCTGGCTTCTCCTTGTATCAGGAATAAGCTTGTCTTTCAGAATCCTCTGAGAGAAACAACAACCACTTTAAATATATCTCGAAACCTTCACGCGACCGCGAAATGTCAAAAAGCTGAAGACAAAAAGGCCATGCTCGCCTCTCTTCCTCCAAAAGATGAGGGAACAGCAGGAGAGAAATCGATACAAATTGATCAAATCATGTCAAA aACAGAAATATTCCCCGATGAAAACACACCGTTCAAGCTCTTCGATGGCACGCCATTCAAAGACCTGCCTATTTGCAACATCCGGGTCTCGCCCAACAACACTATTATCACTATTTCTGATGGAAAAG GAGAAGTACACATGCTACATTCCGCCGGTATCGAAGGTTTCAAAAATGCTCGAAAAGGAACTAATATTGCTGCTCAAGCCACTGCCACAAACCTCAGTATC AGAGCTATCCAGAAAGGGATCAAAACTGTCCGAGTCCGTGTTCGTGGTATAGGTCCAGGCAGAATG TCTGCAATTAAAGGCCTACAAATTGGAGGAATGAACATCGTTTCTATTACCGACAGCACACGAGTATCTTGGAATCCACCGAGACCAAGAAAGCAAAGGAGATTGTGA